In Listeria swaminathanii, a single window of DNA contains:
- a CDS encoding DnaD domain-containing protein codes for MNPKILEKWMAEGQVTLPQVLVKNYPTIGLNEIELVLLLQIQSFAAEAEFFPSMEMLTTRTTLSLEETIKTMDSLLKKGMIAIEQSQDNSRMISEQYNLAPLWGKLVALYENQEADSRQEKQIEKQTNLYSLFEAEFGRPLSPMEAEMLSAWVEQDRTSPDLIKEALKEAVISQKLNFRYIDRILLNWSKQGVKTIEDAKRVAEEFHQNGRTSQTINQSEVKKSAGSIPLYDWLEKRKG; via the coding sequence ATGAATCCAAAAATTCTTGAAAAATGGATGGCAGAAGGGCAAGTAACATTGCCTCAAGTACTAGTGAAAAACTATCCAACCATCGGCTTAAACGAAATAGAACTGGTACTTTTACTTCAAATACAATCCTTTGCAGCAGAAGCAGAATTTTTCCCTTCAATGGAAATGTTAACAACGAGAACCACACTTTCGCTCGAGGAAACCATTAAAACGATGGATTCGCTCCTCAAAAAAGGAATGATTGCCATCGAACAAAGCCAAGATAATTCGCGAATGATTTCAGAACAATATAATTTAGCGCCACTTTGGGGTAAATTAGTCGCTTTGTACGAGAACCAAGAAGCAGATTCTAGACAAGAAAAGCAAATAGAGAAACAAACTAATTTATATAGTCTATTTGAAGCAGAATTCGGCAGACCTCTTTCTCCAATGGAAGCAGAAATGTTATCCGCATGGGTAGAGCAAGATCGAACCAGCCCAGATTTAATTAAAGAAGCACTAAAAGAAGCTGTTATTTCTCAAAAATTAAATTTCCGATATATTGATCGTATTCTTCTTAACTGGTCAAAACAAGGCGTTAAAACAATTGAAGATGCCAAGCGAGTAGCCGAAGAATTTCATCAAAATGGCCGCACAAGCCAAACGATTAATCAAAGTGAAGTAAAAAAAAGCGCAGGCTCGATTCCGTTATACGACTGGCTTGAAAAAAGAAAAGGGTGA